A stretch of Tigriopus californicus strain San Diego chromosome 11, Tcal_SD_v2.1, whole genome shotgun sequence DNA encodes these proteins:
- the LOC131890198 gene encoding uncharacterized protein LOC131890198, with the protein MSNRDFVGMSNWAEEEDDDHEEPHRKVLPPKRHGSIERYRPGAIHGQQQLQRQDREDTGHGWNGRGRGAVPNGQLRQPRDQPDDLRQKLNAKKQLDQNDLRHRLNQRSREPEPPNSNQEEERHVDDRASPEEGRGRGRNGQSGNGRNRHQRVQGKGGNFGSSREAPRLHPRENGQSKSENTARHNLPRPKRNTENFNPSYAPPEMRILAAAPGLKKYNREYTSRDVLVVNDLFCAENDLTIYNKLLVEIEQSGVNLDQLWQSWHNDSHWIADDKLKWKAACPTFHMILDRIRDYFEMDIKATRLNWYRDSSEWKPFHHDAAALKPDKARTQNMTVAVSFGMERDAAFEHAQTKTVISMPQPNGTIYTFGKDVNILWRHGIPQIPPEEYSDQGRISIIAWGWMEQTQI; encoded by the coding sequence ATGTCCAACCGAGATTTCGTGGGAATGTCCAATTGGGcggaagaagaggacgatgaCCATGAAGAACCCCATCGGAAAGTGTTGCCACCCAAGCGTCATGGTTCCATTGAGCGCTATCGACCAGGAGCCATTCATGGACAACAGCAACTACAACGCCAAGATCGGGAGGATACTGGTCATGGTTGGAACGGCCGAGGTCGTGGTGCCGTACCCAACGGACAGCTCCGACAGCCTCGAGACCAACCCGACGACTTAAGGCAgaaattgaatgccaaaaaaCAGTTGGACCAGAACGATTTACGGCATCGCTTAAATCAGCGGAGTCGAGAACCCGAACCGCCAAATTCAAACCAGGAAGAGGAAAGACACGTGGATGACAGGGCGTCGCCTGAAGAAGGCCGAGGGCGGGGTAGGAATGGACAGTCGGGTAATGGGCGGAATCGACATCAAAGGGTACAGGGCAAGGGTGGGAACTTTGGGTCGAGCCGGGAAGCTCCGCGGCTTCATCCGAGAGAGAATGGGCAGAGTAAATCTGAAAATACGGCTAGGCACAATCTACCACGACCCAAGCGGAACACGGAGAACTTCAATCCGTCCTATGCGCCACCAGAGATGAGGATTCTGGCCGCGGCGCCCGGGTTGAAGAAGTATAACCGGGAATACACCTCGCGTGATGTTTTGGTGGTGAATGACTTGTTCTGTGCCGAAAATGACTTGACGATCTATAACAAACTTTTGGTAGAAATTGAGCAATCCGGCGTCAATCTCGACCAGTTGTGGCAATCTTGGCACAATGATTCGCATTGGATAGCCGATGACAAGCTGAAATGGAAAGCAGCTTGTCCCACTTTCCACATGATATTGGATCGCATTCGGGACTACTTCGAGATGGATATCAAAGCAACACGTTTGAATTGGTACCGAGATTCTTCGGAATGGAAACCGTTCCATCACGATGCCGCGGCTCTCAAGCCTGACAAAGCCCGGACTCAAAACATGACCGTGGCCGTGTCGTTTGGCATGGAAAGAGATGCAGCATTTGAGCACGCTCAAACCAAGACAGTTATCTCGATGCCCCAACCGAATGGCACCATTTACACATTTGGCAAGGACGTCAACATCCTATGGCGACATGGAATCCCTCAAATTCCACCCGAAGAGTATTCAGACCAGGGTCGTATCTCCATCATCGCTTGGGGATGGATGGAACAgactcaaatttga
- the LOC131890200 gene encoding uncharacterized protein LOC131890200, translating into MPIFVYNNFAVDMGMTDRSPLPTMPPRNSSNDTGYPELCYDFLDIFKFPVFEVLVTFQIVLPVFYSFFVPCVSVFILECSCQHQSDVSLTNFRRKLSTVLIGSWVHWYLHWEMWTWFWCILAGYFSFWCAMPPRYYEYCVGLGTTSIMVCLISNLLSDYRLNLPEGKAKSIFNLGCFCFSTWLLRILYPCVFNIGVHDADFDFFGEFSEDISPPPTPPPPSYNEAIESQPPPPSYAETLSRIRAQLPKLQRSISLQAQKLGRDFSVRRKTRTQQHQSSANVRSRQGYEGCKKPTSQSVHVTSVV; encoded by the exons ATGCCGATTTTTGTTTACAATAACTTTGCTGTGGACATGGGGATGACCGACCGATCTCCATTGCCCACCATGCCTCCCAGGAATTCGAGTAACGATACGGGCTACCCGGAGCTCTGTTACGATTTCTTGgacattttcaagtttccGGTCTTCGAGGTTTTGGTCACATTTCAA ATTGTCCTTCCAGTGTTTTATTCGTTTTTCGTTCCTTGCGTTTCCGTGTTCATCTTAGAATGCAGCTGTCAGCACCAATCGGATGTGTCACTCACCAATTTCAGGAGAAAACTTTCCACCGTTCTCATTGGGAGTTGGGTACATTG GTACTTGCATTGGGAGATGTGGACCTGGTTTTGGTGCATTTTGGCAGGATACTTCAGCTTTTGGTGTGCCATGCCCCCTCGCTATTACGAATATTGTGTCGGTCTCGGCACCACGTCTATCATGGTCTGCctcatttcaaatcttttgtcAGATTACAGACTCAATCTCCCTGAAG GAAAGGCAAAATCGATCTTCAACCTCGGCTGCTTCTGCTTCTCCACGTGGCTTCTACGCATCCTCTATCCGTGTGTTTTCAACATTGGAGTGCACGATGCAGATTTCGACTTCTTTGGG GAGTTCTCCGAGGACATCAGTCCTCCACCTACGCCTCCGCCCCCTTCGTACAACGAAGCTATCGAGAGTCAACCCCCTCCCCCGTCCTATGCTGAGACTTTGAGTCGAATCCGAGCCCAATTACCCAAACTCCAACGATCGATTTCACTCCAAGCCCAAAAACTCGGACGGGATTTCTCCGTAAGGAGAAAGACTCGGACGCAGCAACATCAATCGAGTGCCAACGTGAGATCTCGTCAGGGATATGAAGGTTGCAAAAAGCCCACGAGCCAATCAGTCCATGTTACCTCGGTGGTTTGA
- the LOC131890191 gene encoding neuroligin-4, Y-linked-like yields the protein MCSMKKRDLLGLLLLVKLSLGNIILTHNGPGYRIKFKGENIQTNTHGVRYNSFRGIPYAQPPVGELRFRDPKPLEYEGITYVNATAYSMPCSQIDLTKTDELKIFGHEDCLTLDIHTPTTCTDASCPLKPVMVFLHGGSFSMGTGSHYGPELFMDQRNVVLITLNYRLSALGFLSLENWQLSGNQGLKDQLEALKWIHSHIRTFGGDPNKITLFGHAAGAQSVHAHLLTNLGQGLFQGAILQSGAMPILVHPMLAKQTEQSSRTLLKLLDCNRQYMQDVMNCLQNRNLEDIFVHLMPKSNIMDALTSAQRENEAPGLVFGPVIDTYALVPFLPDNPWQLMMEQRFKRMPIMMGACKDEGTLYVPSLWNRINEANNLWNDISAKIFLSKAGKSLTDLENTVLNVLKRYYLGNNYVSMDMKQDLLDIVSDGLTLSPLHETAQSFVSSNVPVYFYELTHRPSFSYSQLYGAPFGTRDIDFGVSHGDDLLLMFNVSFLRTINPIETEGDVKVSNHLLKLWTNFAQHGNPTPTATDSFPLWKTFTNAQEHVFEIGDQLILDDQARFHDRMFLWRNIFWNTLFNRTRADLKRVVPLIPPSLPPLQTNQNSFDSSSYQGQAVSPNNNPVNQLFGVQGTSMVQATTPPYLALEGYRECLGKVQDGSAQMYCLPQNRPGMCPMDTWYRLQTTFQGDSCDDRVMNAPNSASYGPPSYLSLPYSEQCFDKVNAGPSVTRCLPPVRPHGCPFKTWETIKRTFPGKSCQELENELPPSPGTMRTTTTSTTARPQNMEYLMVNGLDRCMGMRNDGGQIHHCLPYRKPEYCDFESWNKLLKTFEGSRCDGSKRVPGSIQGSGVPNYMAIEGHRDCLKSVRNGADGGFIPCKPRLKPTFCLEETWHQLQRSFKGRTCASSSNTIRITSEEYDDCLGSYRAGFQGWDLCVPRKRPKFCSDDAWIRLQFESDKDVCPHQADTMNFDFISCQSDIECPIHRRKCFRSELLRIQGVCVPKRCEGDIDCPRIGGNADGTFVAGYCRNQYGICHYDRIIESK from the exons ATGTGTTCAATGAAGAAACGTGACCTTTTGGGACTTTTGCTCCTCGTGAAACTGTCCTTGGGGAACATCATCCTAACCCACAACGGACCTGGCTATCGGATCAAGTTCAAGGGTGAGAACATCCAAACCAACACCCATGGGGTCAGATACAATTCGTTCCGGGGGATCCCATACGCCCAACCTCCCGTGGGAGAACTCAGATTCAGGGATCCAAAGCCTCTCGAGTACGAGGGCATCACTTATGTGAATGCCACGGCTTATTCCATGCCTTGCTCGCAAATTGATCTGACCAAAACCGATGAGCTAAAg ATCTTTGGTCACGAGGATTGCCTCACACTGGATATTCACACCCCAACCACGTGCACAGATGCATCATGTCCATTGAAACCGGTGATGGTATTTCTCCATGGAGGCAGCTTCAGCATGGGAACTGGATCCCATTATGGACCCGAGCTATTTATGGATCAACGCAATGTCGTGCTAATCACTCTCAATTATCGTCTCTCTGCCCTAGGGTTCTTGTCGTTGGAGAACTGGCAACTTTCTGGCAATCAAGGACTCAAAGATCAGCTGGAAGCCCTGAAATGGATTCATTCTCATATTCGAACCTTTGGCGGCGATCCAAACAAAATCACTCTTTTTGGTCACGCTGCTGGGGCTCAATCGGTCCATGCTCATTTGCTGACGAACCTTGGCCAAGGTCTGTTCCAAGGAGCGATCTTACAATCCGGAGCCATGCCTATACTGGTCCATCCAATGTTGGCCAAGCAAACCGAGCAATCGAGTAGGACATTGTTGAAGCTGTTGGATTGCAACCGACAGTACATGCAAGATGTGATGAATTGCCTCCAGAACCGGAACTTAGAGGACATCTTTGTTCATCTCATGCCCAAATCAAACATTATGGATGCTTTGACTTCCGCACAACGCGAGAACGAAGCTCCGGGTTTGGTCTTTGGCCCTGTGATCGACACTTACGCTTTGGTGCCATTTCTTCCTGACAATCCGTGGCAGTTGATGATGGAGCAACGTTTCAAAAGGATGCCCATTATGATGGGAGCTTGTAAAGATGAAGGCACGTTGTACGTCCCTTCTTTATGGAACCGGATAAACGAGGCGAATAATCTGTGGAACGACATTTCCGCCAAAATATTTCTCTCTAAAGCGGGAAAATCCCTCACTGACCTCGAGAATACCGTGCTCAATGTGCTGAAAAGATACTACTTGGGGAATAACTACGTGTCAATGGATATGAAACAGGATTTGCTGGATATCGTGTCTGATGGACTGACCTTGTCGCCTTTGCACGAAACGGCACAATCCTTCGTGTCGAGCAACGTCCCCGTTTACTTCTATGAGCTCACACATCGACCCTCGTTTAGCTACAGCCAATTGTACGGGGCACCTTTTGGCACGAGAGACATCGATTTTGGGGTATCGCACGGCGATGATCTCCTTCTCATGTTCAATGTCTCCTTCTTGAGGACCATTAATCCCATTGAGACTGAAGGCGATGTCAAGGTCTCGAACCATCTACTCAAACTCTGGACAAACTTTGCACAACACGGTAATCCTACGCCTACGGCAACAGACTCATTCCCATTGTGGAAAACTTTCACCAATGCTCAGGAGCATGTGTTCGAGATTGGCGATCAATTGATCTTGGACGATCAGGCACGCTTCCATGATCGGATGTTCCTATGGCGTAACATATTTTGGAACACGCTCTTCAATCGAACTCGAGCTGACCTCAAAAGAGTTGTGCCACTTATTCCTCCTTCCTTGCCTCCACTTCAAACGAACCAAAATAGTTTCGATTCCTCATCGTATCAAGGCCAAGCAGTATCTCCCAATAACAACCCAGTCAATCAATTATTCGGGGTTCAAGGCACAAGCATGGTTCAAGCTACAACTCCTCCCTACTTGGCTTTGGAAGGTTATCGCGAATGCTTGGGGAAGGTACAAGATGGAAGCGCACAGATGTACTGCTTGCCCCAAAATAGACCTGGAATGTGTCCTATGGATACTTGGTACCGACTGCAAACCACTTTCCAAGGAGATAGCTGTGATGATCGTGTGATGAATGCCCCCAACTCCGCTAGTTATGGACCGCCTTCGTATTTGTCGCTGCCATACAGCGAGCAATGCTTCGACAAAGTGAACGCGGGCCCTTCAGTGACCCGATGCTTGCCCCCCGTTCGACCCCATGGATGTCCATTCAAGACTTGGGAGACCATAAAACGAACCTTCCCTGGGAAATCTTGCCAGGAATTGGAAAACGAGCTTCCCCCCAGTCCGGGCACAATGCGAACCACAACCACTTCGACCACAGCCAGACCTCAAAACATGGAGTACTTGATGGTCAATGGCTTGGACCGGTGCATGGGAATGCGCAACGATGGGGGCCAAATCCATCATTGCTTGCCATATCGCAAACCAGAGTACTGCGACTTCGAAAGCTGGAACAAGCTcctcaaaacttttgaaggaTCTCGATGTGACGGTAGCAAGCGGGTCCCAGGATCGATTCAAGGGAGTGGCGTTCCCAACTACATGGCCATTGAAGGCCATCGCGATTGCTTGAAATCGGTGCGCAATGGTGCAGATGGAGGCTTCATTCCCTGTAAGCCAAGATTGAAACCGACCTTTTGCTTGGAAGAGACTTGGCACCAACTTCAGCGCTCCTTCAAAGGCCGAACTTGTGCATCGAGTTCCAACACGATACGCATCACTTCAGAGGAATACGACGATTGCTTGGGATCCTATCGAGCCGGTTTTCAAGGATGGGATTTGTGTGTTCCCAGAAAGAGACCAAAGTTCTGCTCCGACGATGCTTGGATCAGGCTCCAATTCGAGTCCGATAAGGATGTTTGTCCTCATCAAGCAG ATACGATGAATTTTGACTTTATCAGCTGTCAAAGTGACATTGAGTGTCCCATTCATCGTCGGAAGTGTTTTAGAAGTGAACTCCTTCGAATCCAAGGAGTGTGTGTTCCCAAACGCTGCGAAGGCGACATTGACTGTCCCAGGATTGGTGGAAATGCGGATGGAACCTTTGTAGCTGGATATTGTAGGAACCAATACGGCATTTGCCACTACGACAGGATCATTGAATCCAAGTAA